AACATTATTGGAGAAGTAGTTTTACGTCTGTCTGATCCGCAAGGTATCGGAGTAAAAACTGAATTAGAATTTATTGCTGATGATTATATCAGTAAAAGAGTATTTTTTACATTTACAGTTGTTACAAGTCCAGATTCTCCTGATGCAAATATGTACGGACATATGCAAGATATTATAGAAGTTAATAAAGTAAAATTTCTTAGACCTCCATTAATGCAAGAATATAGAGGAGATGTTGTTCGTCATCATTTAAATGAAGATTGGGCCGCTTTAACTTGGGATAATGGTATTTATTATTGTAGAACTCTTAAACATGGTGATATTCCAACAAAATATAAGTTAAAATATCTTTTAGATGCACATAGTAATGATATATTTACTGTTTATGGATGGCCTATAGTAAAAGATTTTGTTGAAGTTTGGACTTCTTCTTGGATATGGCAAGCTTATATTCCAAGACCTTACTATTATTATTATGATTTCGCAAAAAAAGAAGAAGTTGAAGGTATTAATAGTTCATCATTTGCGGTGACATGTGAAGTTAAATAATTTTATTTAAGTATTATTAATATGTAAAACTATTTTTAAAAAATATATAGTTAAATTTGTCAAAATTTAATAGAATTAAATTCTATTAAATTTTGACATTTTTAATTTTTAGTTAATACTAAAAATTTTGTTGTATTATCTATTTTATTTGATAAAGATGGAGTTTTTATTATATTTAAATTAAATAATTTTGCTGTTTCTTTATTTCCTATAGCAGCAAAATTATTTAATTTAAATATAAATAATTTTTTTATTGCATCAGCAGTACTATTACAAATATTTTTTTTCCAAAAAGGATGTTTATTAATAAATATACTACACTGTTTAAATGGTTCGGAATGGCTAAAAATATTATCAATGTCATTAATATTAGTAAATTTATTATATGAAATTAAACGATGTTTAATTGGAATTTTAAATTGATAAAAAATTTTCAGAGAGCTATGTTTTAATAATTTATTTACTTCCTTTATTATCCCAGAACAACTATTTTCTATAGGTACTATAGCAAAATTAATAATATTTCTTTCCATAGAAAAAAATAATTCAGAAAAATTATTACAGCTTACATTGAAAATTTTTTTTCTAGAAAAAAAATTTTCAATGTAAGCTAAAGTAGCTAAATAAGAATAAGTACCTTGAGGACCTAAAAAAGCTATACTAATAATAGAATTATTCTTTTGAAGATTAGAAGAATAAACATGTTTTATAAAATATTTTAAATTATTAATTTTTATTTTATTTTTTGCAAAATAAAAACTAAATTTTGTACGGATATTATTAATCATAAATTATAATATAAAAAATTTTGAAAATATTTTTTATATTAGCATAAAAAAATAAAATATTCTTATTTTTTAATATGTACAAAATCATTAATATCAATTAAACATTTCCATCCTGTTGCTAATGAAACTTCTTCAAGTGATTTT
The genomic region above belongs to Enterobacteriaceae endosymbiont of Plateumaris pusilla and contains:
- a CDS encoding prephenate dehydratase domain-containing protein: MINNIRTKFSFYFAKNKIKINNLKYFIKHVYSSNLQKNNSIISIAFLGPQGTYSYLATLAYIENFFSRKKIFNVSCNNFSELFFSMERNIINFAIVPIENSCSGIIKEVNKLLKHSSLKIFYQFKIPIKHRLISYNKFTNINDIDNIFSHSEPFKQCSIFINKHPFWKKNICNSTADAIKKLFIFKLNNFAAIGNKETAKLFNLNIIKTPSLSNKIDNTTKFLVLTKN